One genomic segment of Ricinus communis isolate WT05 ecotype wild-type chromosome 5, ASM1957865v1, whole genome shotgun sequence includes these proteins:
- the LOC8273021 gene encoding receptor-like protein 53, protein MGTLKSSLLLIVTVVLTSLSLVTVEAKTHWQDVEVLKQLKNGIEASSVSPGSCLSSWDFSVDPCDSLFSEKFTCGFRCDLLVSGMSRVTEVSLDQAGYSGSLSSISWNLPYLQTLDLSSNNFYGQIPESFSNLTRLTRLGLSRNWFSNNIPTSIGSLTKLEELYLDNNILQGTIPASINGLISLKRLEIQSNKLYGEFPELGSLKNLYFLDASDNAISGKVPYSLPSSLVQISMRNNTLQGTIPESFKNLVFLQVLDLSHNKLSGLVPSLLFTHPSLQQLTLSFNYFTSVQSPSPFSLPSSPIQSELIAMDLSNNQLQGFLPSFLPLMPKLSALSLENNKFTGMIPTQFAIKAAASLIGSGFSPFARLLLGGNYLFGPIPVQLIKLQPGSVDVRLNDNCLYRCPTSFFFCQGGVQKSLMECKSFSPFIP, encoded by the coding sequence ATGGGTACTCTCAAATCTTCTCTTCTCCTTATAGTTACAGTAGTACTCACAAGCTTGTCACTCGTCACAGTAGAAGCAAAGACGCATTGGCAGGATGTAGAGGTTCTGAAACAGCTTAAAAATGGGATTGAAGCAAGCTCAGTGAGTCCAGGTTCTTGCTTGAGTTCATGGGATTTCTCTGTTGATCCATGTGATAGTTTATTTAGTGAGAAATTCACATGTGGGTTCAGGTGTGATCTTCTTGTTTCCGGCATGAGTCGAGTTACTGAAGTCAGTCTTGATCAAGCTGGTTACTCTGGTTCCCTCTCTTCCATTTCTTGGAACTTACCTTACTTGCAAACCCTTGATCTTTCAAgcaataatttttatggtCAAATCCCCGAGTCTTTCTCCAACTTAACTCGTTTAACTCGACTCGGGTTGTCAAGAAACTGGTTTTCTAACAACATACCTACATCGATTGGCTCACTCACTAAACTCGAAGAACTTTATCTCGATAACAACATACTTCAAGGCACAATCCCTGCAAGCATCAATGGTCTAATTAGCTTAAAAAGGCTCGAAATTCAATCCAACAAGTTATATGGTGAGTTCCCCGAGTTGGGTTCTTTAAAAAATCTCTACTTTTTAGATGCTAGTGACAATGCAATATCAGGAAAAGTTCCATATTCACTTCCATCATCCTTAGTTCAAATCTCCATGAGAAACAACACCTTGCAAGGCACCATCCctgaaagttttaaaaatttggtcTTTCTACAAGTACTAGATCTTAGTCACAATAAACTCAGTGGCTTAGttccttctcttctctttaCACATCCGTCACTTCAACAGCTCACTCTCTCTTTCAATTACTTCACCTCCGTACAATCCCCATCCCCATTTTCCTTACCTTCAAGCCCTATTCAGAGCGAGCTAATTGCCATGGATTTAAGCAACAACCAACTTCAAGGTTTTTTACCTTCATTCCTACCATTAATGCCAAAGCTCTCTGCTTTATCACTAGAGAACAACAAATTCACAGGAATGATACCAACCCAATTCGCCATTAAAGCTGCAGCATCGCTTATTGGATCAGGATTTTCACCATTTGCAAGATTGTTATTAGGAGGGAATTACTTGTTTGGACCTATACCAGTGCAATTAATAAAGCTTCAACCAGGTTCTGTAGATGTTagattgaatgataattgCTTGTATAGATGTCCTAcaagtttctttttctgtcAAGGCGGTGTGCAGAAATCGTTAATGGAGTGTAAGAGTTTTAGCCCTTTTATTCCCTAA
- the LOC8273020 gene encoding probable leucine-rich repeat receptor-like protein kinase At1g35710, producing the protein MEIPVMHAKTFFFLFLLSFSPFLLVSKGCHSVDKEALLDFKKKITYDPSKLLHSWTDSTDCCTSWDGVGCDFSGRVVNVTRPGLVSDNDLIEDTYMVGTLSPFLGNLSSLQFLDLSNLKELKGPIPQEFGKLSQLIYLFLDSNKLTGSIPLTFRYFTQLTKMYLSNNLISGSVPSFVAKSWKSLSELGLSGNLLSGSIPFTIGKLVLLTVLDLHGNNFSGSIPAGIGNLKNLKYLDLSENQITGGIPGSIGGLSSLVLLYLNQNHLTGTIPSSISRLTSMQFCRLSENKLTGSLPPSIGQLSKIERLILENNKLTGRLPATIGHLTTLTEIFFSNNSFTGKIPSSLGNLHNLQTLDLSRNQLSGKPPSQLAKLQRLQDLNLSFNHMGLVKLPSWLKKLKLFRLMLAKTGIEGQLPRWLASSSISILDLSSNGLTGKLPHWIGNMTSLSFLNLSSNGFHSSIPVDFKNLSLLMDLDLHSNNFTGSINVIFSKTVQDPLGHFNSIDLSENMFHGPIDGNVGDKPAMGSISSLTLSHNRLGGSIPTSLGKMSELQVLKLVNNGLFGKIPKELGNAKKLSTILLSRNKLSGAIPKQVLNLKELKEFDVSNNRMRGKIPPHKAVIPASAFKNNPGLCGTPLPPCEHF; encoded by the coding sequence ATGGAGATTCCAGTAATGCATGCCAAAACCTTCTTTTTCCTGTTCCTTCTCTCCTTCTCACCATTTTTATTGGTCTCCAAGGGATGCCATTCAGTTGATAAAGAAGCATTACTTgattttaagaagaaaatcaCATATGACCCTTCAAAACTCTTGCATTCTTGGACAGATTCAACTGATTGCTGCACTTCTTGGGATGGTGTTGGATGTGATTTTTCAGGCAGAGTTGTTAATGTTACTCGTCCTGGTCTTGTTTCTGACAATGACTTAATTGAAGACACTTACATGGTAGGTACTTTGTCTCCATTTCTTGGAAATCTTTCTAGTCTTCAATTTCTTGACTTGAGTAATCTCAAGGAATTAAAGGGTCCAATTCCTCAAGAATTTGGCAAGTTGTCGCAGcttatttatctctttcttGATTCAAACAAGCTTACTGGTTCAATACCATTGACTTTTAGGTACTTTACTCAGCTTACAAAAATGTATCTTAGTAATAATTTGATATCAGGCAGTGTTCCTTCATTTGTTGCTAAATCCTGGAAATCATTATCAGAATTGGGTTTATCAGGAAATTTGTTGTCTGGGTCGATTCCTTTTACAATTGGGAAGTTGGTCCTGCTAACTGTGCTTGATCTTCATGGTAACAACTTCTCTGGTAGCATTCCTGCAGGTATTGGAAATCTTAAGAATCTCAAATATCTTGATCTATCTGAAAACCAGATAACTGGAGGAATTCCAGGATCTATAGGCGGACTTTCTTCACTAGTGCTACTATATCTCAATCAAAACCATCTTACAGGAACTATTCCTTCTTCAATATCTAGACTTACTTCGATGCAATTCTGTCGTTTATCAGAAAACAAGCTGACAGGAAGTTTGCCACCATCAATTGGTCAGCTGTCAAAGATCGAAAGATTAATTCTTGAAAACAACAAGCTCACTGGGAGACTTCCTGCAACCATTGGTCATCTAACGACTCTTACTGAGATATTTTTCTCTAACAACTCTTTCACAGGCAAGATCCCTTCGAGTCTTGGCAATTTACACAATCTTCAAACACTCGATTTGTCAAGAAACCAGCTCTCTGGCAAACCCCCTTCTCAGCTAGCTAAATTGCAGAGGTTACAGGATTTGAATCTGTCATTTAATCATATGGGACTAGTTAAATTACCAAGCTGGTtaaagaaactaaaacttTTTCGGCTTATGTTGGCGAAGACTGGAATCGAAGGGCAGCTACCGCGCTGGCTAGCTTCATCATCTATATCAATACTTGACTTGTCAAGCAATGGTTTGACAGGAAAATTGCCTCATTGGATCGGTAACATGACTAGCCTTTCATTTCTCAACTTATCGAGCAATGGCTTTCACTCATCAATTCCAGTTGATTTCAAGAATCTTTCACTTCTGATGGATCTTGATCTTCACTCCAACAATTTTACTGGCAGCATAAATGTAATTTTCTCTAAAACAGTTCAAGACCCATTAGGCCATTTTAACTCCATTGACCTTTCCGAAAATATGTTCCATGGACCAATTGATGGTAACGTTGGAGACAAACCTGCAATGGGTTCCATTAGTTCTTTGACTCTGTCACACAACAGATTAGGAGGATCAATACCAACTTCACTTGGGAAAATGAGTGAATTGCAGGTCCTGAAGCTAGTGAATAATGGTCTATTTGGCAAGATACCAAAGGAGCTTGGAAATGCCAAGAAATTGTCTACAATTCTACTTTCAAGAAACAAACTAAGTGGTGCCATTCCTAAGCAGGTATTGAATTTAAAAGAGCTGAAAGAGTTTGATGTTTCTAATAACAGAATGAGAGGAAAGATTCCTCCTCACAAAGCTGTTATTCCAGCATCTGCATTCAAGAATAATCCTGGCTTATGTGGAACTCCACTTCCTCCTTGTGAGCACTTCTAG